A single genomic interval of Porphyromonas sp. oral taxon 275 harbors:
- the carB gene encoding carbamoyl-phosphate synthase (glutamine-hydrolyzing) large subunit, whose amino-acid sequence MSDKNKIQKVLLLGSGALKIGEAGEFDYSGSQALKAMREEGIHTVLVNPNIATVQTSEGIADEIYFLPVTPFFIEKVIEKERPQGILLAFGGQTALNCGVALHQSGVLDKYQVQVLGTPVEAIMNTEDRDLFARKLDEISVKTIQSHAAETLEEARRAAASLGYPVIIRAAYALGGLGSGFCDNEQELDELCSKAFAFSPQVLVEKSLKGWKEVEYEVVRDRYDNCITVCNMENFDPLGIHTGESIVIAPSQTLTNNEYHKLREIAIRIVRHIGIVGECNVQYALDPDSEDYRVIEVNARLSRSSALASKATGYPLAFVAAKLGLGYGLFELKNSVTKTTPAFFEPALDYVVCKIPRWDLGKFHGVSRELGSSMKSVGEVMAIGRTFEEAMQKGLRMIGQGMHGFVGNNTKELSGAELDEALKAPTDTRIVAISQALRADYSVEQIHQLTKIDCWFLDKLSSIVRTSEELHQQTSIAALPQQLLRHAKRQGFSDFQIARFVLEAQGIKARDKEALEVRALRKKLGIVPVVKQIDTLAAEYPAETNYLYLTYSGTVSDIDYEGDARSVVVLGSGAYRIGSSVEFDWCGVNALQTIRQQGFRSVMINYNPETVSTDYDITDRLYFDELTFERVLDILDLETPRGVILSTGGQIPNNLALKLHSQRIPILGTQAEDIDNAEDRHKFSAMLDSLGIDQPRWRELTSLSDIDSFIEEVGFPVLVRPSYVLSGAAMNVCSNQEELYRFLELAADVSKEHPVVVSQFIEHAKEVEIDAVAQRGEIVAYAISEHIEFAGVHSGDATIQFPGQKLYVETVRRIKRISRQIAEALHISGPFNIQFLAKGNEIKVIECNLRASRSFPFVSKVLKINFIELATRIMLGQRVEKPNKSAFDLDYVGIKASQFSFARLQKADPVLGVDMMSTGEVGCLGDDTNEAVLKSMLSVGYRIPERSVLLSTGGYKQKVDMLDAAQLLHARGYKLYATQGTHDMLAENGIPSTLVYWPTDEGKHPQALDLLHEKKIDMVVNINKNLTAGELTNGYRLRRAAIDLNIPLLTNARLASAFITSFCTLPVEELQIKSWSEYK is encoded by the coding sequence ATGAGCGACAAGAACAAGATACAGAAGGTGCTGCTCCTCGGCTCTGGAGCACTCAAGATAGGTGAGGCTGGGGAGTTCGACTACTCGGGCTCGCAGGCGCTGAAGGCCATGCGTGAGGAGGGGATCCACACCGTCCTCGTGAACCCCAATATCGCCACCGTACAGACCTCGGAGGGTATAGCCGATGAGATCTACTTCCTCCCCGTGACGCCTTTCTTCATCGAGAAGGTCATCGAGAAGGAGCGCCCTCAGGGGATCCTGCTGGCCTTCGGCGGACAGACGGCACTCAACTGCGGCGTCGCCCTACACCAGAGTGGCGTCCTCGACAAGTACCAGGTGCAGGTGCTCGGTACCCCCGTCGAGGCCATCATGAACACGGAGGACAGAGACCTCTTCGCCCGCAAGCTGGACGAGATCTCTGTCAAGACCATCCAGAGCCATGCAGCGGAGACCCTAGAGGAGGCACGCCGGGCAGCCGCCAGCCTCGGCTACCCCGTCATCATCCGCGCGGCCTATGCCCTCGGGGGGCTCGGCAGTGGCTTCTGTGACAACGAGCAGGAGCTGGACGAGCTCTGCAGCAAGGCCTTCGCCTTCTCCCCCCAGGTGCTCGTCGAGAAGAGTCTCAAGGGCTGGAAGGAGGTCGAGTACGAGGTCGTCCGTGACCGCTACGACAACTGCATCACGGTCTGCAATATGGAGAACTTCGACCCCCTCGGCATCCACACCGGGGAGAGCATCGTCATCGCTCCCTCGCAGACGCTGACCAACAACGAGTACCACAAGCTCCGCGAGATCGCCATCCGCATCGTCCGTCACATCGGCATCGTCGGCGAGTGCAATGTGCAGTATGCCCTCGACCCCGACAGTGAGGACTACCGCGTCATCGAGGTCAATGCGCGCCTCTCGCGCTCCTCGGCTCTGGCGTCCAAAGCGACGGGCTACCCGCTGGCCTTCGTCGCCGCCAAGCTCGGCCTCGGCTACGGGCTCTTCGAGCTCAAGAACTCGGTGACCAAGACCACGCCTGCCTTCTTCGAGCCCGCTCTGGACTATGTCGTGTGCAAGATCCCCCGCTGGGACCTCGGCAAGTTCCACGGCGTCTCCCGCGAGCTCGGCAGTAGCATGAAGTCCGTCGGCGAAGTGATGGCCATAGGCCGCACCTTCGAGGAAGCGATGCAAAAGGGGCTACGTATGATCGGCCAGGGCATGCACGGCTTCGTGGGCAACAATACCAAGGAGCTCTCGGGTGCCGAGCTGGACGAGGCGCTGAAGGCCCCGACCGACACCCGCATCGTCGCCATCAGCCAGGCACTGCGTGCTGACTATAGCGTGGAGCAGATCCACCAGCTGACCAAGATCGACTGCTGGTTCCTCGACAAGCTGTCGAGCATCGTGCGCACCTCAGAGGAGCTGCACCAGCAGACAAGTATCGCAGCCCTACCCCAGCAACTGCTGCGCCACGCCAAGCGCCAGGGCTTCTCGGACTTCCAGATCGCTCGCTTCGTCCTCGAGGCTCAGGGTATCAAGGCTCGGGACAAGGAGGCGCTCGAGGTGCGCGCCCTGCGCAAGAAGCTCGGCATCGTACCCGTGGTCAAGCAGATCGACACCCTCGCGGCCGAATACCCCGCCGAGACCAACTACCTCTACCTTACCTATAGCGGCACGGTGAGCGACATTGACTACGAGGGGGATGCACGCTCGGTCGTCGTCCTCGGCTCGGGCGCCTACCGTATCGGCAGCTCGGTAGAGTTCGACTGGTGCGGTGTCAATGCGCTGCAGACGATCCGTCAGCAGGGCTTCCGCTCGGTGATGATCAACTACAATCCCGAGACCGTCAGCACCGACTACGACATTACCGATAGGCTGTACTTCGACGAGCTGACCTTCGAGCGCGTCCTAGATATCCTTGACCTAGAGACCCCGCGCGGCGTCATCCTCTCGACGGGCGGACAGATCCCCAATAATCTTGCCCTCAAGCTCCACTCCCAGCGTATCCCCATCCTCGGGACGCAGGCCGAGGACATTGATAACGCCGAGGACAGACACAAGTTCTCCGCCATGCTCGACAGCCTCGGGATCGACCAGCCCCGCTGGCGGGAGCTCACCAGCCTCTCCGATATCGACAGCTTCATCGAGGAGGTGGGCTTCCCCGTACTCGTACGTCCCAGCTACGTCCTCTCGGGGGCTGCGATGAATGTCTGCTCCAATCAGGAGGAGCTCTATCGCTTCCTCGAGCTCGCAGCCGATGTATCGAAGGAGCACCCCGTGGTCGTAAGCCAGTTCATCGAGCACGCCAAGGAGGTCGAGATCGACGCCGTAGCCCAGCGCGGTGAGATCGTAGCCTACGCCATCAGCGAGCATATCGAGTTTGCAGGGGTACACTCGGGCGATGCCACCATCCAGTTCCCAGGGCAGAAGCTCTATGTCGAGACGGTGCGCCGCATCAAGCGCATCAGTCGCCAGATCGCCGAGGCGCTACACATCTCGGGTCCCTTCAACATCCAGTTCCTCGCCAAGGGCAATGAGATCAAGGTCATCGAGTGTAACCTGCGCGCCTCCCGTAGCTTCCCCTTCGTCAGCAAGGTGCTCAAGATTAACTTCATCGAGCTGGCGACCCGCATCATGCTGGGTCAGCGCGTGGAGAAGCCCAATAAGAGTGCCTTCGACCTCGACTACGTGGGGATCAAGGCCTCCCAGTTCTCCTTCGCACGCCTACAGAAGGCAGACCCCGTCCTCGGGGTCGATATGATGAGCACGGGGGAAGTCGGCTGTCTCGGTGACGATACCAACGAGGCGGTGCTGAAGTCCATGCTCTCCGTCGGCTACCGCATCCCCGAGCGCAGCGTGCTGCTCTCCACGGGAGGCTACAAGCAGAAGGTCGACATGCTCGACGCGGCCCAGCTGCTGCACGCCCGTGGCTATAAGCTCTACGCGACGCAGGGCACGCACGACATGCTGGCTGAGAACGGCATCCCCTCCACGCTCGTCTACTGGCCGACCGATGAGGGCAAGCACCCACAGGCACTGGACCTGCTACACGAGAAGAAGATCGACATGGTAGTGAATATCAACAAGAACCTCACCGCAGGCGAGCTCACCAATGGCTACCGCCTACGACGTGCTGCCATCGACCTCAACATCCCGCTGTTGACCAACGCGCGCCTGGCCTCGGCCTTCATCACCTCCTTCTGCACGCTCCCTGTCGAGGAGCTCCAGATCAAGAGCTGGTCTGAGTACAAGTAA
- the carA gene encoding glutamine-hydrolyzing carbamoyl-phosphate synthase small subunit: MQEYKRATLILDDGSRFEGYAFGHEAPVAGEVVFTTAMTGYTESFTDPSYRGQILVMTYPLVGNYGVPSPQLDEHGIAYFRESDRIHPLGIIVSDYSEEHSHWNAQSSLGQWLRSEQVFGLTGIDTRELAKTLREKGSMKGKIILEGGTDIPFDDPNARNLVAEVSPKEVQVYGNGPKKVVLVDCGAKNNIIRNLIRPEITLYRVPWDYDFNQIDYDGLFLSNGPGDPNMCSITVEHIRKALERKKPICGICMGNQLLAAAAGAKVTKMKYGHRSHNQPVQEVGTTRCYITSQNHGYAVDASTLGPGWRAKYINLNDGTNEGICHETLPYFSAQFHPEACSGPTDTVFIFEEFLQLL, translated from the coding sequence ATGCAAGAGTACAAAAGAGCCACGCTGATCCTCGATGATGGTAGCCGCTTCGAAGGCTACGCATTCGGCCACGAGGCCCCCGTAGCAGGCGAAGTCGTCTTCACTACCGCTATGACGGGCTACACCGAGAGCTTTACCGACCCGAGCTACCGCGGGCAGATCCTCGTAATGACCTACCCCCTAGTAGGTAACTATGGCGTACCCTCCCCCCAGCTCGACGAGCACGGGATCGCCTACTTCCGCGAGAGCGACAGGATCCATCCCCTTGGCATCATCGTCTCCGACTACTCCGAGGAGCACAGCCACTGGAACGCTCAGAGCTCGCTCGGCCAGTGGCTACGCAGCGAGCAGGTCTTCGGCCTCACGGGCATCGACACCCGGGAGCTGGCGAAGACGCTCCGAGAGAAGGGCTCGATGAAGGGTAAGATCATCCTCGAGGGAGGGACAGACATCCCCTTCGACGACCCCAACGCACGCAACCTCGTAGCGGAGGTCTCGCCCAAGGAGGTACAGGTCTACGGCAATGGTCCCAAGAAGGTCGTCCTCGTCGACTGCGGCGCCAAGAACAACATCATCCGCAACCTTATCCGCCCCGAGATCACCCTCTACCGCGTGCCCTGGGACTATGACTTCAACCAGATCGACTACGATGGGCTCTTCCTATCCAATGGACCCGGTGACCCCAATATGTGCAGCATCACCGTCGAGCACATCCGCAAGGCGCTGGAGCGCAAGAAGCCCATCTGCGGCATCTGCATGGGCAATCAGCTCCTCGCCGCAGCCGCTGGCGCCAAGGTAACGAAGATGAAGTACGGCCACCGCAGTCACAATCAGCCCGTGCAGGAGGTCGGCACGACGCGCTGCTACATCACCAGCCAGAATCACGGCTACGCAGTGGATGCCTCCACGCTCGGCCCAGGCTGGCGCGCCAAGTACATCAACCTCAACGACGGCACCAACGAGGGGATCTGCCACGAGACGCTCCCCTACTTCTCAGCCCAGTTCCACCCCGAGGCCTGCAGCGGGCCGACCGACACGGTCTTCATCTTCGAGGAGTTCCTCCAGCTGCTCTAG